In Janthinobacterium rivuli, a single genomic region encodes these proteins:
- the hflX gene encoding GTPase HflX, with translation MRAALVGVDFGHSDFAASMEELMLLSRSAGADPISTITAKRSSPDSAYFVGSGKADEIGDVVVNDGLEIVIFNHALSPAQQRNLEKRLNVRVLDRTSLILDIFAQRAKSHEGKLQVELAQLQHLATRLIRGWTHLERQKGGIGLRGPGETQLETDRRLIGDRVKALRARLEKLHKQRETQRRARGRNHTFSVSLVGYTNAGKSTLFNAVTKAGVYVADQLFATLDTTSRRVYLGQEVGNVVISDTVGFVRELPHQLVAAFRATLEETIHADLLLHVVDAASPVRMEQIEQVNLVLKEIGADHIPQILVWNKIDAAGLEPSVERDEYATISRVFVSAQKGSGLDLLRDAIVEMARKAPRSAHLYQNDAAPQEDQFDGQYDQHDGAAPDQDEEPGEDDRISTHSQVGTR, from the coding sequence ATGCGCGCGGCACTAGTCGGGGTTGACTTCGGTCACAGCGACTTCGCCGCCAGCATGGAGGAACTCATGCTGTTGTCGCGTTCGGCTGGCGCCGACCCGATTTCCACCATCACGGCCAAGCGTTCCAGTCCCGATTCCGCGTATTTCGTCGGCAGCGGCAAGGCCGATGAAATTGGCGACGTCGTCGTCAACGATGGCCTGGAAATCGTCATCTTCAACCATGCCCTTTCGCCGGCGCAGCAGCGCAATCTGGAAAAGCGCCTGAATGTGCGCGTGCTCGACCGTACCAGCCTGATCCTCGACATCTTCGCGCAGCGCGCCAAGAGCCACGAGGGCAAGCTGCAAGTCGAGCTGGCGCAGCTGCAGCATCTGGCCACGCGCCTGATCCGCGGCTGGACCCACCTTGAGCGGCAAAAGGGCGGTATCGGCTTGCGCGGTCCCGGCGAGACGCAGCTCGAGACCGACCGCCGGCTGATCGGCGACCGCGTCAAGGCCTTGCGCGCCCGCCTGGAAAAGCTGCACAAGCAGCGCGAAACGCAGCGCCGCGCGCGCGGCCGCAATCACACATTTTCCGTGTCCCTGGTCGGCTATACCAATGCCGGCAAGTCGACCCTGTTCAATGCCGTGACCAAGGCCGGCGTGTATGTCGCCGACCAGTTGTTCGCCACCCTCGACACCACCTCGCGCCGGGTTTACCTGGGGCAGGAAGTGGGCAATGTGGTGATCTCCGACACGGTCGGCTTCGTGCGCGAATTGCCGCATCAGCTGGTGGCGGCCTTCCGCGCCACGCTCGAAGAAACCATCCATGCCGATTTGCTGCTGCACGTCGTCGACGCCGCGTCGCCGGTGCGCATGGAGCAGATCGAACAGGTCAACCTGGTCTTGAAAGAGATCGGCGCCGATCATATTCCGCAAATCCTCGTGTGGAACAAGATCGATGCGGCCGGGCTGGAGCCTTCGGTGGAACGCGATGAATATGCTACGATCAGTCGCGTGTTCGTCAGTGCGCAGAAGGGCAGCGGGCTCGACCTGCTGCGCGATGCGATCGTCGAGATGGCCAGGAAGGCGCCTCGTTCGGCCCATCTGTACCAGAACGACGCAGCACCGCAGGAAGATCAGTTTGACGGTCAGTACGACCAGCACGATGGCGCCGCCCCGGACCAGGACGAAGAGCCTGGCGAGGACGATAGGATTTCCACCCACTCCCAAGTCGGAACACGATAG
- the hfq gene encoding RNA chaperone Hfq, with protein MSNKGQLLQDPFLNALRKEHVPVSIYLVNGIKLQGHIESFDQYVVLLRNTVTQMVYKHAISTVVPARAVNLNIESEAE; from the coding sequence ATGAGCAACAAAGGGCAACTGTTACAAGACCCATTCCTCAATGCATTACGCAAAGAGCATGTTCCTGTCTCGATCTACCTGGTCAATGGCATTAAATTGCAGGGCCATATCGAATCGTTCGATCAATATGTCGTATTGCTGCGCAATACGGTGACACAGATGGTGTACAAGCATGCCATCTCGACAGTGGTGCCGGCCCGTGCCGTCAATCTCAATATTGAATCTGAAGCGGAGTAA